A section of the Rubritalea squalenifaciens DSM 18772 genome encodes:
- a CDS encoding PSD1 and planctomycete cytochrome C domain-containing protein, producing the protein MPQSIISTTLATLTLVTATSLAQEKISFNEHIRPILNSKCTKCHGGAKADGDLSLIYREEALGKGKSGKTIIVPGKPEESELFRRIITDDLDDKMPLQKGDHAEPPLPPEEVALIKKWIEQGAEWEEHWAYVKPKKEKLPNLKHADWSKTGMDQYVLAKLEAEGLAPSPEADKAQWLRRASLDIIGLPPTPEELEAFVADQSVEAYEKQVDRLLASPHFGERWASIWMDLARYADTMGYEKDPHRNIWPYRDYLIRSFNNDKPYNIFVQEQLAGDLMPSPTSDQLLATAFHRNTQTNTEGGTDDEEFRVASTIDRVNTTWTALQGLTFGCIQCHAHPYEPIPHGDYYRFYAFFNSTEDADLNNDYPHFKIANDLKQRDETASLYTQLTPLREKINQPGQKAIAQDKGWQPLNYLDVKTSSGKLSPYPNGELRTSGTLAIHTDFTLKAEAQNFSALKVTIIPETENPAELPERGSVLSHIKIQKLKVDGKAEDIKLAYAFADTITGPYDPLDSLRGGASGFGGYPKLFTERSVVFVPSSPVSFEPGERLNVIIQNKASTTGNQAATLRRFQVHTSTSPVWTELISTEEHKQSTAKLTQLEKQYNSIKGTNVPVIQQRPESAKRETRLFIGGLWLNKGDLYTEGVPELLNRYKAPASNRLEMAKWITSEENPLTSRVMANRIFSEFFGRGIVSTLGDFGSTGVVPTNLPLLDYLAVEFQGTHQWSIKSLIREMALSATYRQDNKASKELAKDDPSNLLLARGPRTRLNAEMIRDNALSISGLLTPTQLGPSVMPPQPNGIWQTVYSGSKWNTAEGPNRYRRGVYTYWKRTSPYPSMITFDAPARDLCSAQRIPTNTPLHALITLNDPVYLECSKALAKRMVNEGGASLETQIRHGYKLATCQEASSRTVELLTQLHDQMLADFQANTENSKKIASSPEEAAKTVLANTIMNLDSALTK; encoded by the coding sequence ATGCCTCAATCCATCATCAGCACTACCCTGGCAACACTCACGCTGGTCACCGCCACAAGCTTAGCGCAGGAAAAAATCTCCTTCAACGAGCACATCAGGCCAATCCTGAATTCCAAATGCACTAAATGTCATGGCGGCGCCAAGGCTGATGGAGACCTCTCGCTCATTTACCGCGAGGAGGCTTTGGGCAAAGGGAAATCCGGGAAGACTATCATCGTCCCAGGCAAACCCGAGGAATCTGAATTGTTCCGCCGCATCATCACCGACGATCTCGATGATAAAATGCCCCTTCAAAAGGGCGATCATGCCGAACCACCTCTCCCTCCAGAGGAAGTCGCTTTGATTAAAAAGTGGATTGAGCAAGGTGCTGAATGGGAAGAGCACTGGGCGTATGTCAAACCGAAGAAAGAAAAACTGCCCAATCTCAAGCATGCGGATTGGTCGAAGACTGGTATGGACCAGTACGTTTTGGCCAAACTTGAAGCTGAAGGACTCGCTCCCAGCCCTGAGGCAGATAAAGCCCAGTGGCTACGCAGAGCCTCCTTGGATATCATCGGCCTGCCACCGACCCCAGAAGAACTTGAAGCCTTTGTCGCTGATCAATCAGTGGAAGCCTATGAAAAGCAAGTCGATCGTCTACTTGCCTCTCCTCACTTTGGCGAGCGCTGGGCCTCCATCTGGATGGATCTGGCTCGCTATGCAGACACCATGGGCTACGAAAAAGACCCACACAGAAACATTTGGCCATACAGAGACTACCTGATTCGTTCATTCAACAATGACAAGCCGTACAACATCTTCGTCCAAGAACAGCTGGCTGGAGATTTGATGCCATCACCCACAAGTGATCAGCTTCTTGCCACAGCATTTCACCGCAACACTCAGACCAATACCGAGGGCGGAACAGATGATGAAGAATTTCGAGTCGCTTCTACCATCGACCGAGTCAACACCACATGGACAGCCCTGCAGGGTTTAACCTTCGGCTGCATTCAATGTCACGCTCACCCCTACGAGCCTATTCCACACGGCGACTACTACCGCTTCTATGCCTTCTTCAACTCCACAGAGGACGCCGACTTGAACAATGACTACCCTCATTTCAAGATAGCCAACGATCTCAAGCAGCGTGATGAGACCGCTTCACTCTACACTCAGCTAACTCCTCTGCGTGAGAAAATTAATCAACCTGGCCAGAAAGCCATTGCCCAAGATAAGGGATGGCAGCCACTGAATTACCTAGATGTCAAAACCAGCAGCGGCAAGTTATCTCCCTACCCAAATGGTGAGCTGCGCACCTCTGGCACTCTCGCCATACATACCGACTTCACTCTCAAAGCCGAAGCTCAGAATTTTTCAGCCCTGAAAGTGACTATTATTCCCGAGACTGAAAATCCGGCTGAACTTCCAGAGCGAGGATCTGTTCTGTCACACATCAAAATTCAGAAGCTCAAAGTCGATGGTAAAGCTGAAGACATCAAACTCGCTTACGCCTTTGCCGACACGATCACCGGCCCCTATGACCCATTAGACTCTCTTCGCGGCGGAGCATCCGGTTTTGGCGGTTACCCCAAATTATTCACTGAGCGCAGCGTCGTCTTTGTACCATCCTCGCCCGTCAGCTTCGAACCAGGTGAAAGACTGAATGTCATCATTCAGAACAAAGCTTCAACCACTGGAAATCAAGCAGCCACCCTCCGAAGATTCCAGGTTCATACTTCCACTTCCCCAGTGTGGACCGAACTCATCTCCACGGAGGAGCACAAGCAGAGTACTGCCAAGCTCACCCAACTAGAAAAACAATATAACTCCATCAAAGGAACCAACGTTCCCGTCATTCAGCAGCGTCCAGAGAGCGCCAAAAGAGAGACCCGTCTTTTCATTGGCGGCCTGTGGCTGAACAAAGGAGATCTATACACTGAAGGTGTTCCTGAACTTCTCAATCGCTACAAAGCACCAGCATCAAACCGTCTCGAAATGGCCAAATGGATCACCTCCGAGGAGAACCCATTGACATCACGAGTGATGGCTAACAGAATTTTCTCAGAGTTCTTTGGACGAGGCATCGTATCAACTCTCGGTGATTTTGGCTCCACAGGCGTGGTTCCCACAAATCTTCCTCTATTAGACTATCTAGCCGTGGAATTCCAAGGTACTCACCAATGGTCTATCAAGTCACTGATCAGGGAAATGGCGCTGTCTGCAACCTACCGCCAAGACAACAAAGCCAGCAAAGAACTCGCCAAAGATGACCCATCCAACTTGTTGCTAGCTCGCGGTCCTCGAACACGCCTCAATGCGGAAATGATTCGCGACAATGCCCTGAGCATTTCCGGCCTCCTCACCCCTACTCAGCTAGGTCCATCAGTGATGCCACCACAACCCAACGGCATCTGGCAGACTGTCTATTCTGGCTCAAAATGGAATACAGCAGAAGGCCCGAACAGATACCGCCGAGGTGTGTACACATATTGGAAGCGTACCAGCCCGTACCCGTCCATGATCACCTTCGACGCACCAGCCCGCGACCTCTGCTCAGCTCAGAGAATACCTACCAACACGCCACTCCATGCGCTGATCACCCTAAATGACCCAGTGTATCTTGAGTGTTCCAAAGCTCTAGCCAAGAGGATGGTGAATGAGGGTGGTGCAAGCCTGGAAACACAAATCAGACACGGCTACAAGCTAGCCACCTGCCAAGAGGCTAGTTCTCGCACGGTGGAACTCCTCACGCAGCTGCACGACCAGATGCTGGCAGACTTCCAAGCGAATACAGAGAACTCCAAGAAAATCGCTTCCAGCCCTGAAGAAGCAGCCAAAACGGTCTTAGCCAATACCATCATGAATCTCGATTCAGCTCTGACTAAATAA